A single genomic interval of Lacrimispora sphenoides JCM 1415 harbors:
- a CDS encoding ABC transporter ATP-binding protein — translation MNEYLVNIENERLSFFTPAGEVKALNDVSLHLREGEVLGIVGESGSGKSVTAYSLMGLTAYPGRMIGGSLQFNGHQIEKMTEKEMRKIRGNEISIIFQDPMTSLNPVYTVGNQITEVIMLHTNKNKQQANERARELLTLVGINEPDKRLKQYPHELSGGMRQRIMIAIALACEPKLLIADEPTTALDVTIQAQILELMMELKEKLGMAIIMITHDLGVVANMCDRIAVMYAGKVVEYGNTDDIFYNPSHEYTKGLIRSIPKLTEKEHNKLVPIEGSPVDMLNPPAGCPFAPRCRACMKICLREMPPYTDISDIHYSACWLLQKQEYEQAQKGDA, via the coding sequence ATGAACGAATATTTGGTTAATATTGAAAATGAACGTCTTTCCTTCTTTACCCCGGCTGGAGAAGTGAAGGCTCTTAATGATGTATCCCTTCATCTTCGTGAAGGAGAAGTTCTGGGTATTGTAGGTGAGTCCGGTTCCGGTAAGTCCGTAACAGCCTACAGCCTTATGGGACTTACAGCTTATCCTGGACGCATGATTGGCGGATCCCTTCAGTTTAACGGTCACCAGATTGAGAAGATGACAGAGAAGGAAATGAGAAAGATCCGGGGAAATGAAATTTCTATTATTTTCCAGGATCCCATGACCAGTTTAAACCCGGTTTACACAGTTGGAAACCAGATCACTGAAGTGATCATGCTTCATACAAATAAAAATAAACAGCAGGCGAATGAAAGAGCAAGGGAGCTTCTGACCCTGGTAGGGATCAATGAGCCTGATAAGCGTTTGAAGCAGTATCCTCACGAGCTGTCCGGTGGTATGCGCCAGCGTATCATGATTGCCATTGCTCTTGCATGTGAGCCAAAGCTTTTGATCGCTGATGAGCCGACTACCGCTCTGGATGTAACCATTCAGGCACAGATTCTGGAACTGATGATGGAACTGAAAGAAAAACTTGGGATGGCGATCATCATGATCACTCATGACCTGGGTGTGGTTGCGAACATGTGCGACCGAATTGCAGTTATGTATGCGGGAAAAGTAGTAGAATACGGCAATACGGATGATATTTTCTATAATCCAAGCCATGAATATACAAAAGGTCTGATCCGAAGCATTCCTAAGCTTACGGAAAAAGAGCACAACAAGCTTGTTCCTATTGAAGGAAGCCCTGTGGATATGTTAAATCCGCCGGCTGGATGTCCTTTTGCGCCCAGATGCCGCGCCTGCATGAAGATTTGCCTGCGTGAAATGCCGCCGTATACGGATATATCCG
- the tsf gene encoding translation elongation factor Ts produces MAAVTAGMVKELREMTGAGMMDCKKALAETDGDMDKAVEFLREKGLAAASKKAGRIAAEGIVTTVVSEDGKSAAIVEVNSETDFVAKNAQFQTYVAEVATQVLTSQATDMEGFLAEPWTQDNSLTVAQALSSQIAVIGENMNIRRYKKIVTEGVVVDYIHGGGRIGVLIEADAEVVNDTVKEALKNIAMQIAALTPKYVKRDEIPQDFIDHEMEILKVQAKNENPDKPDNILEKMIVGRLNKELKEFCLVDQAYVKDGDLTVGKYLEQVSKEVGGKVDVKKFVRFETGEGLEKKEENFAEEVARQMQ; encoded by the coding sequence ATGGCAGCAGTTACAGCTGGAATGGTAAAAGAATTAAGAGAGATGACCGGCGCGGGCATGATGGATTGCAAGAAAGCTCTTGCAGAAACAGACGGTGATATGGACAAAGCAGTAGAGTTCTTAAGAGAAAAAGGACTTGCAGCTGCTTCTAAGAAGGCAGGAAGAATTGCAGCAGAAGGTATCGTTACCACGGTTGTATCAGAAGACGGAAAATCTGCAGCAATCGTTGAAGTAAACAGTGAGACAGACTTTGTTGCAAAGAACGCTCAGTTCCAGACCTATGTTGCTGAAGTTGCAACTCAGGTGCTTACTTCCCAGGCAACAGATATGGAAGGATTCCTTGCAGAGCCATGGACACAGGACAACTCCTTAACCGTTGCTCAGGCATTATCCAGCCAGATCGCTGTGATTGGGGAAAATATGAACATCAGAAGATATAAGAAGATCGTTACCGAAGGAGTCGTTGTTGATTACATCCACGGCGGCGGAAGAATCGGTGTCCTGATTGAAGCTGATGCAGAAGTAGTGAATGATACGGTAAAGGAAGCTTTAAAGAATATTGCCATGCAGATCGCTGCATTAACACCAAAGTATGTGAAGAGAGATGAGATTCCTCAGGATTTCATTGATCATGAGATGGAAATCTTAAAGGTTCAGGCTAAGAATGAGAATCCGGATAAGCCAGATAACATTCTTGAGAAGATGATTGTAGGTCGTTTAAACAAAGAATTAAAAGAATTCTGTCTGGTAGATCAGGCTTATGTAAAAGATGGAGATTTAACTGTTGGAAAGTACTTGGAGCAGGTTTCCAAGGAAGTCGGCGGTAAGGTAGATGTGAAAAAGTTCGTACGCTTTGAGACTGGTGAAGGTCTTGAAAAGAAGGAAGAGAACTTTGCAGAAGAAGTTGCTAGGCAGATGCAGTAA
- a CDS encoding ABC transporter permease, with the protein MPKNKLSLQLNVEDFLPASDAEKESLTVMRKSVGFWKDGIRRLKKNKISMISLAIIIVVFILSFLVPQFYPYRYEQQIRGSENLAPMQYSEKELTAIESGEKVFPHILGTDNLGRDYAVRVMMGSRVSLMVGLIASCIILLIGSLYGSIAGFFGGWVDMIMMRIVDMIYTVPDILIIVLLSVAFDQPLKALSQRPGFQWIQVIGVNLISIFVVFALLYWVGMARIVRSQILILKEQEYVTAARALGASSGHIIKKHLLTNCIGTLIVTTTLQIPSSIFTESFLSFLGLGVAAPMPSLGSLASAALNGLQSYPHRLFAPALMISIIILSFNLLGDGLRDAFDPKLKD; encoded by the coding sequence ATGCCAAAGAATAAATTATCATTACAGCTAAATGTAGAAGACTTTCTCCCGGCAAGTGATGCAGAAAAAGAAAGCCTGACAGTCATGCGTAAGAGCGTTGGATTTTGGAAGGATGGAATCAGACGCCTTAAAAAGAATAAGATTTCAATGATCAGCCTTGCTATTATCATTGTTGTATTTATTTTGTCCTTTTTAGTCCCTCAATTCTACCCATATAGGTATGAACAGCAGATCCGTGGAAGTGAAAATCTTGCTCCCATGCAGTATTCTGAAAAAGAACTGACTGCTATAGAATCGGGAGAGAAAGTATTTCCTCATATTTTAGGAACGGATAACCTGGGTCGTGACTATGCGGTCCGTGTCATGATGGGAAGCCGTGTTTCCCTGATGGTCGGTCTGATCGCTTCCTGTATCATTTTACTCATCGGATCCCTTTACGGTTCCATCGCAGGCTTCTTCGGCGGCTGGGTGGATATGATTATGATGCGTATTGTAGATATGATTTATACAGTACCAGATATTTTGATTATCGTTTTGCTTTCCGTTGCATTTGACCAACCGCTAAAAGCCTTGTCTCAAAGGCCCGGTTTTCAGTGGATCCAGGTCATCGGTGTTAACTTAATCAGTATCTTTGTTGTATTTGCCCTGCTTTATTGGGTAGGTATGGCACGTATCGTGCGAAGCCAGATCCTGATTTTAAAGGAGCAGGAATATGTAACTGCGGCAAGAGCCCTTGGAGCATCCAGCGGTCATATCATTAAGAAACATTTGCTTACAAACTGTATTGGTACCTTAATTGTTACGACTACGCTGCAGATTCCATCTTCAATTTTTACGGAGAGCTTTTTAAGCTTCCTTGGCCTTGGCGTTGCTGCGCCCATGCCTTCTTTGGGAAGTCTTGCAAGCGCTGCGTTAAATGGTCTGCAAAGTTATCCGCACCGTTTATTTGCACCGGCACTTATGATTTCTATCATTATTCTAAGTTTCAACCTGTTGGGCGATGGTCTGCGTGACGCATTCGATCCAAAGCTGAAAGATTAA
- a CDS encoding ABC transporter permease encodes MAKYILKRIAMAIVTIFAVATVTFFVMNMVPGGPFMSEKAISPQAQAALNEKYGLDKPLGEQYITYMKDLLHGNLGLSVKQRGRTVNMIIETKFPVSARIGGMAILTAVLVGVPLGSIAAFKRGTAVDNIIIIFSTCGIAVPSFVVCTILMYILSLKLGLLPTFGLASWKNYIMPVMALSFYPSSYIARLMRSSMLDVMGQDYMRTARAKGLSQMVSIFKHALRNAILPVVTYLGPLLAYTVTGSFIVEKIFTIPGLGSEFIGSITGRDYPLIMGTTIFLATLMVIMNVLVDVAYKFIDPRINLK; translated from the coding sequence GTGGCTAAATATATTTTAAAGCGTATCGCTATGGCGATCGTAACCATCTTTGCTGTTGCAACGGTTACTTTCTTTGTCATGAATATGGTGCCAGGCGGCCCCTTCATGTCAGAGAAGGCCATCAGCCCACAGGCCCAGGCGGCCCTTAATGAAAAGTACGGCCTGGACAAACCGTTAGGCGAACAGTATATCACCTATATGAAGGATCTGCTTCACGGCAATTTAGGATTAAGCGTAAAACAGCGCGGCCGTACGGTGAACATGATCATTGAAACTAAATTTCCTGTATCTGCAAGGATCGGCGGAATGGCAATTCTGACCGCTGTTCTTGTTGGAGTTCCATTAGGCAGTATTGCTGCATTCAAGCGCGGAACCGCAGTTGATAATATTATCATTATCTTCAGTACATGCGGAATCGCAGTACCGAGTTTTGTTGTCTGTACTATATTAATGTATATTTTGAGTTTAAAGCTGGGACTTTTGCCTACGTTTGGACTGGCGTCGTGGAAAAACTACATTATGCCTGTCATGGCTCTTTCCTTTTATCCGTCCTCTTATATCGCACGTCTGATGCGTTCTTCCATGTTGGATGTTATGGGACAGGATTACATGAGAACAGCCCGTGCCAAAGGGCTTTCCCAGATGGTCAGCATCTTTAAGCATGCACTTCGTAACGCCATTCTTCCGGTTGTTACATATTTAGGACCGCTTTTGGCCTATACCGTAACAGGAAGTTTTATTGTTGAAAAGATATTTACGATTCCGGGCCTGGGATCTGAATTCATCGGTTCCATTACAGGACGTGACTATCCTCTTATCATGGGTACTACGATCTTCCTTGCTACTTTAATGGTTATCATGAATGTGCTGGTCGACGTTGCTTATAAATTCATCGATCCGCGAATTAATCTGAAGTAA